The genomic window ATCATAACTAGACCTGCAAGCAGGAGTGAAtcggccctcgcagtttggcacAACTTGGACGTGATGCAACTGACAGGACGCtgctcagggtggtggcagatcgtccccctctcatcatctcatgaggAATTAACAAGTGCTTGAAACTCACCTCTATTGCTTTGTGGGCATGGCTGACAGATGTTTTTATATATCCTGAGttgagaaatacattcacacacctaggtgaagaacaccctattgaagagggtcctaaAAAGGAGGCGCTACGGAGCTGTTCAGCCAtgaccttattcaaaaccaaaatgaatcttgtaATTGACCCAGTtcaaccaagtgtgccaaattccaTGGCTCTATAAACTGCGTAAGTCCCTGAAGAAATCTACATCCTTTTAATGgcaaacaaagggtcgtcacagtGACAGACAGACTTTGGAGATGGGCCTTAAAATGGAGTATTACAAAAGGTTTtataactacaatgaccaagctGATAGCAACTGGACCAGTACAAGTAAAATGattgactttctgttgccactggTTGGCACTGTAGGGTTGatacaaatgacccctacaggaaccTTCAGGGTACAACTTTCACCAAGCATGGGATGTGtggtgcagatatgttgtatgtccGCCAAGTTATGACTTCAAAATTTTTGGGTGAAAGAAAATGTCGACGGActgtttcactttcctgtttggactgcTATGCTTCAACGAAACCAAATTTTTCATcgcgcacctgaacacatgttttAAAGcctccctgatgcaggtttgaggtcatttgatttttttcccttggaggagcccGTCTCAGGAAAAAGAGGCGTTTCCTGTTCcctggggcgccaggcctaatgggtaatatttcaatgcagtcgtgttcaggcaggGATAACCTCTCATACATGCCATATATGAAAAAGACAACCTTCGATCAATCACTGAGTTGTCATTTATTGAATTTGGCTCATTGCTCTCCGttggaaaaaaactaaaaagaggccgttttgaaaaattcaagggggcgtcaTTGAGCCATTTTGTTGCGTTTTTTCATAAGGTTGCAAAACAATCTAAATTTACACCAAGATGCAAATATCTGcaaagtttggtgagtttttgagcatgttaaagCCTCCAAATTGTCCATTAACATTTACCCACAATAATAATGCCTTGCATTCCAATAGGGCTCTCGCACCACTCTTTGCTCGGGCCCCAATAATGAGTCGTCCTGGAGAttgtagacatattccggccggATTGTCAAGCCAGCTCACTGACGTGCACACCTCATATTCTtccatcatttccttcttaatttcaatggtaagagtCACCTTTTTTcagcacctgcactaaccttcttgagaCCCATGATGATTTCTCTCATGAGcgcatccgtcttgcgggaaaacaaaattgcaacgctgtcataaatggtcatatgtcgagacaaatgacgagtaaaATTTTACGACGAATGTCGAAAGGATTGGATGTCCATGCAatagtatgtcgaggtaccactgtctgTACTATTTCAAgtctatatatttaaaaaataaaaaaacattttggcaaATGCGtccactattttttatttttggtctggatgggaaaaactaCAGTACACAAAAAGGaggtggccaaaagtattgcaatctccccaaaattaaaaaaaaaaaaaaaaaaaaaaaaaaaaaaaaaaaaaaaaaaccctctctTGAATCTTTGAAAATATCAAACCGTTTTTTCAGGTTCAAATGTTTGGATTCATTTTCTCCCCCGCCCCCACTTACAGATATATCTCAGTTTAAAACCTGGCTGTGGCGGCGTGGCCTCGACTGAAAGTTGTGATAAAAAtctggaggttaaaaaaaaataaaataaaaaaataaaaataaaaatcaaccctaagtggaaaaaaaaacaagtgcgTTTTTGATGTTTTCAAAGATCGAAAAACATTTGAGATTGCAATACCTATGGCGAGCGAGGCGGAGGGTTTACGTCTCGTTTTccggctttttaggacggcctGCCAGCGTTTTTGAGCTGGCGGGGTCGGGCTGGGACGTCCTCGGCGTCGTGCTCCAGGCAGCGCAGCTGGCCGTCGGGTGGGCAGGCCCGCAGCGCCCCCTCCCGGTGGGCCTTGCAGAAGGAGTTTGGGCAGAGTTGGCAGAAGGCCTCAGAGTTCTTGCCGCAGACGTCGCAGTGGTGCCACGGGCAGTCCCAGCGACCTGATCGACCAGAACACATAACTCATACGTTCATTTGTTTCCATAGCCCGTTTTTATAGCATTATTGTACACTTTTTATCtacattgtattttattttttaactgtatGTACATAGTTTGATGGtgacaaattaataaatgtcagtTGTCAGAAGAACTATGGTGTGATTGATGTTACcggaaaaaagtaatatttatCTTATTTTATCAATATGAtgcataatacatgtttttgtttaGTTATTTGAGGATTTTGGAGGTATTTAGGGATATTTTAAGTGTTAATTCCAACTTGCGCGGAAATTTTTGGTTTCGTctccagcgtaggaacagagcTCGTTCGTAACCAGGGGACTACCTATACTGTACACTTTcaaacaaaccattgcaacaccactgtaattaaacgagtaatcgaagcagcaaaattgattttgagttttttttccgAATTGAATAATTCaatttaatcgagtaatctgtgcAGCACTAGCCACCAATGaggtaaaatatatttttccgtTCTTCGCAGATATTTACAGTCCCCCtcccttaaattttttttttctctcccataGTTTCCCTACCCtttcagttttaaacatgttactgtcccacctaattatttttaaacaagaataacatagaaaaatacttgtctttattaaatgcttcattgagtgagtccactcaaattcactcaggCTGCTAAAAGCACACACACCTAATGAGTTGGCACAGCACGCCACCGGTAGTGTTTAGCCCCTGGgtgttatttgtccattttttggcttttttcgtttttttctgtgtttaaaaggaaaaaaagcatatgaaaaaatacactagggAGCTGATATTTCCTGCAGGATACTAAATCATGTAGAAGTTCAAAATGGCACCATCCGGGAATTTCTAACTTATTGcaaacaggctgggaagatttgcactaaactcttgttattttgccattttttggctcattgactcccgttataaatcatgatttttgatatgctgtaaacctgatgtgttataatgcattttccgtgattattgatgcaatcgcttctttggcgagtcaaaaacatgcaaaaagaGGAATTTGTGTGTTGTCACCCAAAAGTCACTAGTTGGAGCCATAGGCCAATACATGAATTTGCTTGCGAAACTCAATACAGATTGGTAAAAAATTAAAGCGATAAAAACGGTTGGCATTACAAAAAAATTGGTGTTTATGTGTCTGAGCTCACTTTCAGTCTATTTGGGCATGCATATTTGCAATTTTGCACGTGTGCACGAGACAATAAACCGGTACTTCccggaaatgcaaaaaaaaaaaaaaaaaaaaacaacaacaaaaaaaaacacgtgtttATTGTTGTCGTTTGAACTTCAACTCTTATTGGTTGGGTGTTTGAATTTCTTTACTCTCATTGGTTCTGGGCATTTTGGGAGTCTCTGTTCTCGCGAGGATCaccattttgcattttttccaACACAACTGTGATCGATGGCGGCGAGAAGTATTTCACTGCAGAACACGATTCGGATGGTGTTAGAAAATCCTGATTCCGACGACGACCTTCGTTCGGACGCTTCTTCGGCGAGCCCAGAAGACATTGAAGAAATTCTTCCGGACTTTCGATGCCGGAGGAGGACGACTTTGATGACGAGAAATGGGAAATGGTTGACAATATAATGACGAGATGAAAGCGGGGAGCGGAAGGCGGGggcacggtgttctgccaaaatatgctacatcggcgaaacgtcctacattagtcgaatttgacacctaaagtactaccgtgcgctctaaactcgttttgtttagatgcatacaggaataaggtactaaaaaaatgcctgcagaaaatacttaaatgtagttatatcaaataaggacggtttaaacacgctacgtgactaatgtggtcaactgcttcaaatctaacacaaaaaaacacaatggttaaaagtatgagagggtaatacatgcaaaaagtatctttgaggctgtgaaaaggttctaaataactaaataaaaacaaaaatagtaatcgccgcctctaaccgatgtgcgcatgcgtgtgaatgcatgcgcaagcgccctgagcattttcgccgcgtagtaaggaacagCCGAACACCGGACATGACCACGTTGAGGCGCATGCCGAAAATGACGGCGATCGAGGCGATGACGAAAGTGAGTAAGCACATGTTTTGCATATCAAGGTTTGTCTTGTAAAAGCTGATCAAAGATCAAAGCTGTTATTGTTGTGCGTGCTTGTGATTTGCAGGCCTGTGCCACATACTCCTGCTGCCGGCGCGTACTCAGGTGGCCAATGTGTGAGTTTTTTCACATGCTGGACATTTCGTTCTTCAGCGCATTTGTGCTGTTCACGGAGATCTACCCTGAGTGGAACGTGAAGAAAAGCTACAAGCGCCGACTATTTCTTGAGGAACTTGGCAAGGCTCTAATTCGGCCAGAAGTTCTAAAACGGGAACCACCGCCTTTTGCCGAAGGCTTGGGAGAGCAGCGAGCTGGACCCCCCGTCCAAGCGCAAACAATGTGGCCTTTGCACAAAGCCACTTCGGGCTTCgaacataataataaataataatacattttatttataacgcactttacatttaaaaaacaaatctcaaagtgcacatcatGAATTCTGtatattgttattatgttaACTGTTATATTGTATATGTGTTTTGTAAAATTGTTAACATAAATTCTATCAAATCAGTTGTTGTCACTTTGTCACAGTCTTGTTCTTAAAAaatctacttttactttttattatccaatgatgtaattatgtaatataaaatactttagtttgatttATGTATACCCCAtatagcatagttagttttgctattaggataatgctattattgtccattggaggcaaaaaaaaaaaaaaaacctttatatgtgtagataggtctgatgccactgaatattgtgagtggttgaaagtgaaaaaatattcagaaatgacttagttatcacacttcaaaggaaaagccattttttggacaaaatcacaagggtttagtgtaaatgagaaaactgcaattgtgtaaaaactgggcatgcataaaaaatttggttgttacgacttgtggacttattcaagcctctaactatgtcatatggaatattcaaattagacttttgttttttatatatatacagcatagttacttttgctattaggataatgctgctattattgtccatagggggcattaaaaaataaaaaatataaaaaactatatatgtgtagataggtctgatgccactgaacattttgagtggttgaaagtgaaaaaatattcagaaatgactcttcacatttcaaaggaaaagccattttttggacaaaatcacaagagtttagtgtaaatgagaaaactgcaaatgtgtaaaaactgggcatgcataaaaaatcggttgttatgCCTTAaggacttattcaagcctctaactatgtgatatgtaatattcaaattagacttttgttttttatatatatacagcataattATTTTTGCTATTTGGATAATGctactattattgtccatagggttagggttaggtctgatggcactgaacattttgagtggttgaaagtgaaaaaatattcagaaatgactaagttatcacacttcaaaggaaaagccattttttggacaaaatcacaataatttagtcaaaataaaataacgcCCAAGGGTTAACAAGctcaacgatgattgacacatgcggcgtCTTTCAAGTTAGCGCTCCCactcttctctggcaagatcaaagcttcaacgcATGTCACTTAACTTTAACtgaaaaatgatgtgatcggcttgatttctgatcacgtgatcgggacatctaaaGCAacgaatacatttttaaaaaatgcaataaaaataaatgaattaaaagtttAGTGGAACACTGGCGCTAGTATGCTTACCAAAGGGCCTCTTAGTGAGGTTGAGGCAGGAGAGGTGGAAGGCTTTGGTGCACGTCTTCTTTCCGCAGATGACCAGCTGCCCACCATCGCCACAGCGGAAACACTCGTCGTCTGACTTCTTCCCTTCCGTCCGCCGCTTCCTGTACTTGCGCTTGGGCCGCTTGGCCGCCTGACCGTTGGCGTTCTGCCGCCGGCCGAGAGGAGACTGTATTAGGGCAGGCCGGGCTTTTGTCGGCGGGTGCCACTTTTTACCTTGGGGCGATCTCCCAGGAAGCCGCTGCAGTTGGGGGCGCCACAGCGGCACACAGTCTTCTCGTTGCCCAAACAATCCAAGTTGTAGTTGAAAGTCAGCTCCGTACCTGCCCGCACCGAAACCACCCCCAAAAATTTGGATCGGCTGTCGACGACGGCAAAAGATGACAATGACGTACCTGATGGGATGTCGCAGACGGCAAATAGTCCGACGCGCGTGTCCCCGTTGACGGTCCACTTCTGCGTCTCGCAGTTGGGTTGACAGCTGTGGTTCATGAAGCGGGAGAAGTTCCCCTTTGGACCAGCGTCGATGATTCGGTCCTGGGAGGGAAACTGACCCTTAGCGATTTGGCTTGCCAACACAAAACACATTTGTAGTATTGACAACTGTGCTGATACGCTAGCTGTCACGTATCATTCCCAATGCAATACTGTGCTGTTGCTGTGGCTCCCGGCGGAAGTGCGACCGCTAAACGAGCGGCACGCCGGTGCGCCGAAGAGCGGCATGTTTAGAGACTGCGGTACAAACTAAAAATTCGCCGATCAATGGACTTTTTTTCAGGATTGACCGATATATTAGGATAACCGTTCTATTCACTGTTAGGATGATAATATTTCTCATAAAGGTTGACTGAAAAAAGTAGAATGGCTAACAAAATCGGCTTTTAAACAACAACGagctgaattttttaaaaaatcaggattGGCCTTTGAGAATACGATACGAGCGGACCTCTCGTTCCCACAAACCTTGTCGATGGTGAGCATGTAGAAGTCTGTGATGTTGTTCTCGTGAGCGTGCTTGATCCTGGCCCGGCATTCGTCCTCGTCGATCAGCTCGCCAACGTACTCGTTGACGAACTCTCCCTGATGGGGGAACGTCTTGATATTTCAGTTAAAATGACTACAAGTTGGCATTTTAGTGGCATACAAAAGCTCCCcgcaatcagattttttttagcaCCCACATTTCGTTCACCGATTCACAACATTCCAACGTTAACATGTTCCAAACGGACACTTTCGCTTGACCTTTTTGATGTCTCGCAGCGCGACGAGTCCCCAGCCCTTGCCGGGGGTCTTGATAATCTGGGTGTCCGGGTAGCGGCGCTCGCTAAAGTCCCGGTTGCAGCAGCGCTCGCCACTGGGACACACCTCCGGGTGGCACTCGTACTGAAGCATGCGGTTCAGGCACTCCGACTCGAAGCCACAAGGGCGCTCCACTGACGGCTTGCAGTTGCACTTTGGGATCTCCGACACGTCGGCGGCATACACCTGCACCTTGCCCACCGGTTTGTTCACCTGAAGGCCAAGAGAGGCCGGCATCAACTTAAAAACCAACTTGCGTAGCAAAGCCTgctcgcttaaatgctataaaaggctaactttttttgttttttttcaatggtcttaacaaatcgttcagacacattcccacaaaaaactgccaaatatacctctaaactaaattacgaatgcataaaacaaACTTATTAGCTTCGACAAAAACCTACAACCTTCTGTTGGTATTAACAAGGAGCAGCCGGATTCAGCTACTGTATGTTAGACAAGTACCATCATATtccctgttgccactagagggcagtgtacccacccaaatcaataaaactaaatgcaatactttcaaaaaaaaaaattattacaccactgtaattaaacgagtcatcgaaacagcaaaatttgagTGGAAGCTTTTTCCTAATGGAATTACTCAATTTAATCGATTCCGACAAGTGATAACGGCCATGCCGATAAGAATTCAAACAgagaatatttagttttttttctaaaaagatTTAAAATATTTGCTATTGAGAGGCTCAAAAAATAGTTCATATTAAGTTTTGGCTTTTTGAGAATTTTTTTAGGACCCGGCAAGAGTCGGCACACCTTGATGAACTTGTACGGGGGCGGTTTCCGGTTTTTCTCCTGTGCTTCCTTGGCCTCCCGCTTCATCTTCACCTCCTTGAAACGAGCTTCGGCCTCAAGAAGagctgaataaagaaaaaaaaaaaaactagtagaaATGACCTCCACACGAAAGATTCTTTCCCTCAGTCTTTGGCCTCGCAGTTCTTTACCAGTCTTGAAGACCTTCCCGATTCCGGTCCGTTGGTACTTGCTACCCCGGTCACCCTCCACGTAAGGGAAGACGCGGCCCTGGTGGGTCCAGAAGTAGTCCTTGGAGCCGAAGAAGAAGACTGGGAACTCTCCGATCTCGTGACGAAGGTGCTGGATGTTGGTGGGGATTTTGCTTGGGTGCTGGATCTCCGCGGGCCACCATCTGAGAGAAAAACATCCGTTAGGAGAAGTTTCGGACAGAAAACGATGGCGGCGGCGGCGGTCCGAGGCTCACCGGTACGTTCCTAGTTTGACCCAGATGATGTCTCTGTATTTGGGCTTCTTGCCGGCACGGCAGTCGTTGCAGAACCAGCTGCCGTCGGGCATGGCCATGTTGAGGCAGTCCGGGTGGAAGGCGGCCGGGCAAGACTCGCAACACAGCAGCTGACCTCCTGCCAGACAAAAGTCAAAAATGCTTTACGAAGAGTACAGTTAATTCACATGTTAAAACTATCATTTTAACTCAGTTGGAGTTCATATAGATTAATATGACTGTACATTAAAAGACctcttgaatttattattatacataatgCGATTCATCGCAATCAATCTCTCagttaattattttaactacaCAATAACTCATCATCTACCGATTGCGCATTCGTcactgtagacgtccaattcattttcagcCAATAAGTAAATAGCAGAGTTGATCAAATTATCTTTAAAAAGCCACTTGAGAAATAAGATAGTTATGACTTTATTTTATGTCgatgcattgactttgatgggaacgtCACCCCTACCGACACGGCCGATCGGTAGGGGCAATAAAAGGTCTTTTAATCCTTCAACCACCGTTGAAATGAGTTATCAATAGAAGACGTCCAACCCAGTTGAAGCGGGAGGGAAGAGTCGTTCATTCACAGCCATCCGTCCAGCtttaaacggattggatgtctatcgccgttattttgtttttttccgacCTTTGGAGCAGACGAAGCACCAGCTGACGTTGACGTGACTGTGGTGGCTATATCCTTTCTTTGCGCTGAAGTGGTTGGTGCAGACGATGGCCGTGCCGGTGACGATCTGGCTGCCCGCCGCAACGCATTGGTCGCCCACGTGGTAGGCCACGGGGCATCGCAGGCATCGCATCAGGCGGCCTGCCGGAGAACGACGTCAGGCCGGACTGGGCAGAGTCAAGTCCAGCCCCCGGGTGATGGCGCGGCCTTACCTTTGGTGGACCTGTGCTGGGTGCGGCAGCCATAATGGCAGCTGAGGCAGGCGTGCAGCGGGCAACGGAAACCCTTGTTGTCAAAGACTGTGAGTGGGCTGAGGCGGGCGCACGCCTCATGGTAGAACTTCCCGCAGTGGGCCACGTAGCAGCGTCGCAGCTCGCCATCCAACCGCTTGCAGGCGAAACAGGAGCGAAGCCCTGGCAGAGTGGAGAAGGGATCTTCAGATGGGACCGAGAGGAGTCGACGGCACCTGGCCGGACGGTGCTTACCAGTGCTGCACGAGCGGCACTGTAGCTTGTCGCCGGGCCGGAAGCTCTCTCCTAGACAAAGAAGGTGGAACATTCCGCAACACTGACCTTCGCAGGGAACCAGGTCTTCACCGGACTGCTCGCACACCTGCGCCAAAAAGTCAATGTGTCTTAGTCTTTGTCTCCGACTGGCGCACAGCCCTCAATAGTATGCGACGCACCTGACAGACAAATTCTTTCTTGCGTTCGCCCTTCTTCATCTCGTCCAGGCTGTCGCTAGGAGAAGCTGGACATCCTTCACTACCGGAAACCTGGACAGAATGTGGCCATCCGTCTTTATCATATGTGGAAAATTCAAAAGTGGAAGAaaagggggagaaaaaaaaatcaagctccCTCACGTAAGGTTCATGACAAAGGGACGAGCGCCTCTTTTTAGCGTTGAAGGGCTCCTGGAAGTTTTCTCCATCCCGCTTCCGCTTCCTTTTGCGTTTCGGTTCCgctgcttctcgctcatctggGGAAAGAAATGTGCTTTCAACCCTTTGTAGTAATAAACAGaagaacaagcttctgctgtgaattggaatgagtttatccatAGTAGACGTCCATCTACTAGGGATAAAAGGCATCtatagccgtcagtggcagccaatgccaggcaatgagtaattttgggccatttaaggtaatttactaaagatacacgataatatcggtggccgataattatcggccgataatggcaattatgacgtcacacagataatccagataataaaaaattcaaccgataatgtaatccgataattatatacttgatttagcctccaaatgtgcacaaccgaagaattcagcacgccgcctcctcaacccctcccctctctgaagcccctgagggaggaggggttgaggaggtggagttacacgacaagaaatagttgaatattatggcggctgttattaaaaaaacgacgctctcgctatttgcgaaacatgtaccgcagaagttccaagaggccgaaagaaagtgtcctcattcaaaatcactaacccagcatccatttaaaactgcatcacaaagatttttggaacgaatgccaggctgctgctgctgctagcgggaatgctaaagctattgtaaacactaagttaaactaggggcttgtgacgattcagagtcgggttgtttgggaaagcagcccaaggcgggtggtaaactcgcatctaaggctaaacaccggcacgactggagaccgatagtcggcaagtagcagtcttccgacggagcccgccactctggccggtccggcaggccgcctcgccatcggttccccggcttcaggacctccggcgaacaccccggtttctcgagcgttccctcacggcgtgtgagcagagccaggccccgaatacgccacggcaaaccggccggtgcgggcggattatccggtacgaacgtagccgccgccgagacgagacacgattttttttttttaacgaaatgacccgagagccaaagccctgaataaaaaaataatgcagtttatacgaccaccattcttcatgaaaaacatgccaatcacattttcaccactacatttggaaaagtgatgtccagtaagcaagcttatcatgacggcacagtgtttagatgataatttaaacatggagaaaacgaagtcagcccgtcaataatacatacagtatgtaaaatgacgagcggtcagatgactttgtaacgccgcctttattttcggtttaacaaaactcaggcacaaaacaacacgcacggagatgcgagctccaactgcatccaaatagtactgccgtttatcagtttagctgctgtaaagcgaaTGTCGCAactcgtgagtgccgcaaatgtaaacaaagcgctgcagaatgggtacatgacatctcgctcttttgagttaattattttcacagtgtgcaacaaagcatataacattagcaatcacttttcaaattaatttaacttatttgtctgctcaattacagtcacagtaggggtgggcgatatggccttaaacatgtatcacgataaatggagcagatttatctcgataacgataaatgacaataaagtcgtccaagcggactgttatataatttgaaaatctgaatcaatgcatgaaatacagattaacagtttcttgttgatttagttaccagcattcaatttgatatatttaacaaatgtacatgcagtctagacattaggtttatacaaatgagttgtaaacaataagaattcaagtatgagcatttataacagagtgtatggcttgaacaatgtacattgtcaaaatcgatatgcctgtgcaaacatgtcattgtaacacaaatgacttgcagctcgaacagtacacttcaaaaagacaatttattgttaatggctgctgtgacataattattcaatacaagtgtttaccttatggtttcagggtctccccccagtgcattttttaataaatgcacacatacatgaacccccaaacagacagacagacagacacacattaaagctatattgatcttctgcaaatgaaacacttaagattttatgatagcaataatgacacagaattaagcacatacagaaaaatagctggggccatttgtgctttatgctgaatgctttaccatcacaaaagctatcagagaaatcacacacagtcagatacaaaataacgcgacatagtaattgctagatgcagtccatgcccaatccactcattaaattcagccgtttcgacaaggttagagccgctatccgactccatcacgttcatttgtagcgttagccgctagcggccgctagcgttagcggctagcgttagcctgtggcctggctaccggtagaaagcactgaaagcaccatctccggaaattgtgagaacaagggaggacagctggtgaaagcccgtctggatgccaccaagagtctattaaatgtcgggtgaaagtttggcgaacctcccttaagccacactccatcacgttttgcttgtagcattagctgctagcgttagcttaccgggcttctgtttgattggcttcctgatgatcacgtgactccctacgtaagtacattcactgctttcttaaaggggaatgagcatagacgaacaacagagtcaaagcgggatgaaaagactattttcttgttttattaatttaccgaatttaccgacatggtcaaaattacgtcggtcatcgtgaagaatttcggtgacggtaaattttcggtttaccgcccagctctaagtcacagtagataatctaaacttattggcacttattaacacttataatttaaaatgaatgaatgaatttaaatatgcacattcctgttgtaatgaaataacaataatattctgtagccacaaatattcaaaatcttttcttcttccaagttttttttaggattaagtataataatgtattgcttaaaataaggctgttaagattattttcagctagctatttttcttccaagaaatctgagagaaatacacatgaagtgctggcagataatttcacttatttccaatagatttacacttaaaactgactagttttaaggaagtgtgttttgcagtgtattaatgttatgttaggaatggcttacttttaaaggcatttttgtgcaacttaggtatttactctgtaag from Corythoichthys intestinalis isolate RoL2023-P3 chromosome 15, ASM3026506v1, whole genome shotgun sequence includes these protein-coding regions:
- the nsd2 gene encoding histone-lysine N-methyltransferase NSD2 isoform X2 translates to MDGKGSSLPSMPELAEPVSVKQPPEPRGDPSLLMDRAAAQLAATLQDGVLQTMSGHRRLEDLTSLVLNGERDACAPEPPVVQGAEAPASDGARRPELKASVPRPLFESRPAVAEGAASAPEGLREVKKRRGRPPKHQPNLGSSASREDALGSPESVLLEAADEPKVVSEPTVDAPLSPSSFSVGDVVWTKVSGYPWWPCIVTTDPELHLHVKPNAKSRSGLLYHVQYFGDSPERGYIFEKNMVSFSRESQYQELSLHKKQPASRVLHKKTLQTVPRKLRPQWKMGVIQATEALAMSPDERLANFTFAYDCDGPRLNPCILDKLKPEPGAEAEARLLIGAAKRLDGDRLKKREKKNANALPQDSLCVEVTVPLKKRTLKAPSSSLKTDGRRKTLTGSTKKTTSGDAAASAKRRQKQNSKRTSLLDVAVDQHPKKRRKNAGTSVGTRQEPKKRRRKADREVKETKKRLLSDEREAAEPKRKRKRKRDGENFQEPFNAKKRRSSLCHEPYVSGSEGCPASPSDSLDEMKKGERKKEFVCQVCEQSGEDLVPCEGQCCGMFHLLCLGESFRPGDKLQCRSCSTGLRSCFACKRLDGELRRCYVAHCGKFYHEACARLSPLTVFDNKGFRCPLHACLSCHYGCRTQHRSTKGRLMRCLRCPVAYHVGDQCVAAGSQIVTGTAIVCTNHFSAKKGYSHHSHVNVSWCFVCSKGGQLLCCESCPAAFHPDCLNMAMPDGSWFCNDCRAGKKPKYRDIIWVKLGTYRWWPAEIQHPSKIPTNIQHLRHEIGEFPVFFFGSKDYFWTHQGRVFPYVEGDRGSKYQRTGIGKVFKTALLEAEARFKEVKMKREAKEAQEKNRKPPPYKFIKVNKPVGKVQVYAADVSEIPKCNCKPSVERPCGFESECLNRMLQYECHPEVCPSGERCCNRDFSERRYPDTQIIKTPGKGWGLVALRDIKKGEFVNEYVGELIDEDECRARIKHAHENNITDFYMLTIDKDRIIDAGPKGNFSRFMNHSCQPNCETQKWTVNGDTRVGLFAVCDIPSGTELTFNYNLDCLGNEKTVCRCGAPNCSGFLGDRPKNANGQAAKRPKRKYRKRRTEGKKSDDECFRCGDGGQLVICGKKTCTKAFHLSCLNLTKRPFGRWDCPWHHCDVCGKNSEAFCQLCPNSFCKAHREGALRACPPDGQLRCLEHDAEDVPARPRQLKNAGRPS